The nucleotide window ATTTGCGTATTACTAGGATCAGCAGTTGCTTGGGCGATCGCATCTTGTCTTTGCTGGCGTAACTTCTCTTCGACTCTCTGTAAACCTTGACGTGCTTGAAAAACAATCTTACTATTAGTTGTCTCTTGTAGCAGTTGACGATAAACGTTTTGTGCTGACGTAAACTTCTGAGAAACTTCGTGTAATTGCCCTGAATAAAGTTGCGCCCAAGGATTTTGTGGTGTCTCTTGAAGAATTTGTTTAATTAACTGAGCTGCAAGGCGATAATCTTGGGACTTCATTGCTGCAGCAACTTGCTCAATCATAAATCATAAAGAAGATATCTTCTCCTTAATTTACCCATCAAAAGCTGCTGATACTAACGACATCGCGACAATTGGCGCAGTAACGGCACGTAAAACTCTATTACCTAGCGAAACAAGTTGAAATCCTGCAGCGATCGCATTTTCAATTTCTTGTGTTGTCCATCCTCCCTCAGGTCCAATTGCAATAGCAATTTCTGCTGTCGTCGAAGGTGAGAGAAGTGTGTGTAAATGCGGTTCATTACGTCTTGCTACGCAAAAATACAAATATTTTGCTGTTGCTGCTGCAAGCGCTTGATTCAAAGGAATTGGTTCTAAGACGGTTGGAACTATGCTGCGTTCTGATTGTTCAGCAGCTTCTTTAGCAATACGCCGCCAGCGTTCTAACTTTTGCGGACTTGGTTGTAGTAAAGTGCGATCGCTTAACGCTGGTACGATACAGCTTACGCCAATTTCTGTACAACACCGCACGACTTCATCAAAGCCATTTCCTTTTGGTAATGCCAAGATTAAAGTGACAGGAACTTTTAACTCAGATTCGACAACAATTGACTCTACAATTTGCGCTTGGTTGCCTAAAAAAACAGCTAGCCAAGAATTCCCAGTCCCATCCATTGCAATAAAGCGATCGCCCTCATGTAGCCGTAACACTCGACCGAGATAATGTTGTTGTTCGGTCGCGAGCAAAATTTGCTCGTTGTCCAGTTGTGAGGGTGCGATCGCTAATCGTTGTAATTGCGCCATCAGTGTTTAGATGAATATCAAGTCCGGTGAATTACCTGTAATGTGACTAATGGCTAGTGCCGGAGGTGATACGATTAACCTAAAATTACAACTGATCTTTCAGATACGTCTCTAACGCTTCATTCACCATTGTAGTTAAGGTTTTTCCTTCACGAGTACCAATGGCTTTCAGCTTGTCATAAACATCATCGCGGATACTAATGCGGTGACGAGATCTTAGCTTACCGTTACTAACTGGAGTTTCAATAACAGCAATACCATTACCTGTAGGCTCGTCGCTAGTAGGTTGTACAGTTTCTTCGATAGCCTGCGGAGTATAGTTTGCGGCAAACTCTCGAATTGCTGGAAAACCGACGCGATCGCAAAAATCCCCTAATGATTCTTCCGCTTGGCGGGCTTGTTTATAGTAAACAAAGATTGGTTCAAATTCTGCCTCCATATTATGGAGAGGCATTTTCTCAATATAAACTTGTGCCAATCTCGTTTGATTTGGACTACCACCCAACCAAATTTGGTACGTTTCTGGACTAGTACCGACAAACCCTAGTTCTGCCATATATGGTCTAGCACATCCGTTCGGACAACCCGTCATCCGGATGACAAAATGCTCATTACTTAAACCTACTTTGTCTAGTAGCGCTTCAATGCGATCTAAAACGCTGGGAATAATACGTTCAGATTCCGTTGTTGCTAAACCACACGTTGGTAAAGCAGGACAAGCCATTGCGTAACGGACTAAAGGTTTAATTGCATTCGGATCAGCTTCTACATGATGGCGACTCAGAATTCCTTCAATTGCCTGCCGTTTTTCAGGCTCAATCTCGTAGAAAATAACATTATGGTGCGGTGTGAGCCGCATTGGTAAATTGAACTGTTCGACAATCTCGCGTAGGGCGGTGCGTAGTTGCATTTTTTCATCATCCATAATCCGCCCGTTTTGCACGGAAATTCCTAAAAAGAGTTTGCCGTCTCCTTGTTCGTGCCAACCGAGGAAGTCTTCGTATTTAAACTCTGGTAGTGGTTTGAATGGTTGTAATGGTTTACCAAAGTATTTTTCCACCATAGAGCGGAATTTATCAACACCCCAATCGTGAATGAGATATTTTAAACGGGCATGACGCCTATCTGTGCGATCGCCGTAGTCTCTTTGTGTCGCAACAATAGCTTTAACAATGTCGTAAACGTCTTCCTTATCGACATAACAAATCGGATCGGCTAAGCGGGCAAAAGTTTCTTCTTTATTATGCGTCCGTCCTAAGCCACCACCAGCATAGACATTAAATCCTTGCAACTCTTGCTGGTTCATCATCACAACCAACGTTAAGTCTTGAGAAAACAAATCAACCGAGTTATCTTCGGGGACTGTGACGCAGACTTTAAACTTACGCGGCATATAGTGAGTGCCATAAATTGGTTCCTCACCTTCATGAACAATTGTGCCACTACCGTTTTTCTGCCGTGCTTCTTTGACTGCAGGATCTTCTTCTGCACTAATTGCCTTTTCCCCATCCAACCAAATTTCGTAGTATGCTCCTGTTTGCGGCGTTAGCAAATCGGCAATATTTTGAGCATATTTCCACGCATATTGATAGTCAGCGCGATTTTTAAATGGGGCGGGTGGTGCCATAACATTGCGGTTCACATCACCACAGGCAGCTAGTGTTGAACCGAGATTTTCGATAATTGCCGCGATCGCACTTCTGAGATTTTTCTTCAAAATCCCGTGTAGCTGAAATCCTTGTCTGGTTGTCGCACGTAACGTCTGATTTCCGTATTCTTCTGCTAGACGATCTAGAGTTAAGTACAGCTGTGGTGGTACTAATCCCCCTGGATTCTTTGTCCGCAGCATGAATTGGTAATCTTTTTCCTGTCCCTTAACCCGATTGTCGCGGTTATCTTGCTGATATGAGCCGTGGAACTTTAAGATTTGAATCGCTTCTTCTGTAAAATGCGTAGTATCCTGTAGAAGTTCTGTAGCTACAGGTTCGCGTAAAAAACTACTGCGTTCTTTAATTCCTTCTACTTTAGAAGGCTTTTTTGTTGCGGGTGTAGGAATTGAAGAATTAACCATTGAATTTTGTTTAGCAGATTTTAACTTTATATAGATTTATTACAGACGCGAATAGTTAATTACACTATTGGCTACTGAATCTCCAGTAAACCAGTCGGCATTATGGTGAATATTTCGATCTTAACACGATAGAAAAAGGAGTTACCCTTATGGTGTTAAACAACTCCTGTGCAGTTAAAACAAGGATTATATAGACTTATTCCTTCATAATTAAGTTGGTTAACCATATTAAATTTTAGATATATATAAGCAAAATATCTACGCACGCTCAAAGGTCATTCTACGTATATTTGGGGTAAAGCTTGGGGTAATGCGATCGCTTCTGCATTTCAACCACTAAGTAATAATTCCTAAGCTGATTCCTCAATGGAGATTTGGGACAAACATTTGTTGATTAATCAGCATTCAGTTTCAATAGCTTTGTTTTGATCTAAATTTAGTCAACAACGTTTTCATCGATACCACAACTTGCAAGTGATTTCTGTATCAATTACACAATCCTTAAGGTAATACAGACAAAAATTAACTAATTTACCCTATTTCTTTAAGATTGCATCAATTCTCTGTTGATAGCTTACTAGATAGCTTTTATCCAAGATATAAAAGAATGGATAAAGCTAGGTATATTTTTTACCCACTTTTTAAAAAGTTAACTAATTAGCTCAAGCAGATAAAGGAGAGTATCAGGTGCCTTTACCAGTGGTTCGTGCTACTAGCAAATCTGAGATTATCAAGCGCATACAAGAGTTAGTTCCACTGGGTTCGCCAGAACCGCAAGATTCTCAAGTACTTGCAAGCTTAACACAATTAACATCAGACTTGATTCAAGCTTATCAAGCAGAAGAGCAATTACAAGAAGATCCTTTTACTGACGTGTGGGGACGCACAATTCATTTGTATAAGTCTGCAGTATGCAACAAAGTGCGCTCTAAGGTTGTTTTGGTGACAGGTGGAGAAGGCTGTGTTGGCAGTGAATTAGTCAAAAAACTTGTGGAATTAGGTGCAAGACAAGTTGTTTCAGTTGATAAAGCAAGGTGTGCGAGTTTATACGAGTCTAGACCAATCAAAGTGCAAAAGCAAGCGATCGCTTTATACGCAGCCGATGTCCGTAACTACCACGCCCTCAAGTATATTTTTGAAACAGAGAAACCAGACATTGTTTTTCATTTAGCAGCACAACGCCTTCCTGGGCTTGCAGAAATTCAAATTAGAGAAACAGTTTCCACAGCAATTTGCGGTACTCAACACATTATTCAACTTTGCGAAAAATACGGAGTACAACAATGTATTTTCTCTTCAACAGGTAAAGCTGCAAGGTACTTTACTGCAGAAGTTTACGCTGCTTCTAAAAAACTTTGTGAGTGGCAACTGGCACAAGCTGCACAAAAAAGCAATGTGACTTACGGAATGGTGCGCTTCACTCATATGTTGAATAACAGTTCTGTATGTCAACAAATATCAGACAAAGTACAGCAAGGCAAAATTATTAATATTCATACTCCCCATCGCTACATAACAGCACAAAACATTAACGAAGCCTTGCATCTACTGCTCAATGCCCTTGTCGTATCGCAGCCAAAAAAACTAAAATTTCTTACAGTACGCAATCTAGGATGGCCTACAGAAACATTAGAAATAGCCCTCTACAAAATTCTCGAATCAGGTAAAAAGCTACCAATTTATTTTCAAGGACTTCTACCAGGTTATGAAGAACCTTGTTTTTTAGGGCAATTTAATTGGAATAAGCCTACAGAAACTAATCTACTGATTAATGCTTTAGAAAACTCCCAATTAGAAGCATCAGGAGATATGATGATTGCAGAACTCGCTAACTTTTCTAGCGAAGTATTAGATAAACACTTAGCAATTATACAAATACTAATAGATAATTTAAGTTTACCAGAAAATCATATCAAATACGGGCTTAAAACAGCAATCAAAGAGATTACAGATTCTATTTTTTCTCAAACTTCTCCCCAAGCTTTACTCAAAATTTTAAAGTGGGGCACTAATCCTAAACAACTCTTATCAGAAGGAACCTCTATAGAATGCCATCAAGATATTGTTGAATTAGTTGTTAAGGGATTATATGGTAGACTCACTCAGAATTGTTTACTCAGTACTTATCAAAATACTTATGAATTTGAAGATTTAGTTAATTTGCTAAAAACAATACCTTCAATCAAACAAGAAGTAACATATCTCAATGCAGTACTTCAATACAATTGGTGTGTATTAAGTTCTGTAGTTAGTATTCCTCCACCTGCTTTTACAGTTTCTGTTTAGTTATCTTATTAATTTGACCTATTACAAGCTTGAATTACCAAGTGTGGGTAGGTAAGATGCCCACTCCACATTTTTTTAAAGACAAAAAAGGGCTGTCGCAGACAACCCCAAGTTGTAATTAAGAAGCAAGTTTTAAAATACTTACTTTTTTTGTATCAATCTAGAAGCGGTAAGCTGCACCAGCTTGGAAACTAACAGCAGAAGCTGGGCTATTTTCATAAGCACGAATACCTAACTTAGCATCGCTGTAAAGAACAATGTCTCTAGCTACTTGAGTTTCTACTCCTGTTGTTAAAACAAAAGAGTTTCTATTACCCAAAGGAGTAGGTCTACCGTTTTGTTCTACGAAAGAGTAACCTCCACCAACATAAACGTTGGTGTTATTAAAAACTGGTACGTCGTAAGAAACAATTGGCATGATAGCACTAGTTTCATCGCTGAAGAGAATAGCACCACGAGCTGAAACAGGAGTATTGGGAATTGCATAACGACCTTGAATATTTCCACCAAAGGTAGCAGCATCTCCTGTCTGTCCGCCATTTGTTACTCCAGCAGCAATACCACCACCAATATAGCTAGCATTGGTACCAGTTGGTTGAGCAGCAGCTTGTCCCGCAGAGAGAATAGGTGCAATAACTAATGCTGACAAAGCAGAAATTGTAGCGGCTTTTAAAGAGAGTTTCATAATTTTTACCTTACATTAATTTATTGTTTGGTGTCTTTAGTTATCAAGTCGATTATCATGCAAAAAAAGTTCCAAGTTTATTTCTAAAATACTCTCATTTATTTATCAATAACTCATTTAAAAATAATTGATTTTGAAGCATTTCTTGTGTTGTTTGTATAGCAACTAATTATATTATTAGTTATCTTTATAGACTGTTTTGCAACTGTCACACTGCTACAGCACTAATTGTTTAACTCAAATAGATAAAAACCTAGCTTAAGATAGATTGCTTTCCCTGGCAGCGATATCACTCTAGAGAAAAAGCTTGCAGCTACAAATAAGAGAAAGTCTAAAGTGAATGTGAGATTAAATGCGATTGATTATTTAACTTAGTAAAAAAGGTGGTGATATGATGGGCAACCACGCAGCAATAAGAGTTTAGCTGCTCAATTGGTGATGATATGGCTTGGTAAGCTAGCCTAGATCCAAAAAACTATGATTTTTTTACTGTTTTGCCTATCTTTGCGCATGAAGCACCCCTGCTTGACTTAATACCAATTTGAACTTGGTGAGTAAATTCGTAGGGAATTGTTTCTCAAATTGCACCTTCAAGTATGGCATTGAGTGAAATCAACGAATAAGGAAACGGGGGAAGGTTAAAGCACCATAATTTAGTACTTGTAGATGTATCTGTGCTACTCTGACCCCCGTCTGATCGCCGTCTAAAGATTGCCAAAACCTTTTTTCTTCTTGTCCTTTTTCTTTTTCTTGGCTGTGCCACCACCACTATAACCACGCCAACCTGGTGCTGAAGGACGATTACCGCCTGCGGCAAGAGGATTACCCATGCCACCACCGAACATTCCTGGCATACCAGGCATGCCGCCTTGAGTCATTTGTTGCATAAGCGATCGCATTTTTTGGAAATCACCCACCAACTTATTGACATCAGCTTCTTTGTAACCGGAACCACTAGCAATGCGTTTTCTCCGATTAGGAGAACTTGCCAGTAAATCAGGATCGCGGCGTTCTTGTGTTGTCATAGAATTAATCATTGCCTCAGCACGCTTGAGCTGGGTTTCGCCTTGCTTGAGTTGATCTTCCGATAACTTATTCATACCTGGAATCATTTTCATGATTCCCCCAAGAGAACCCATGTTTTTCAACAGCCGCATTTGCTTGAGAAAATCAGTAAAGTCAAATTTAGCTGCCATCATTTTTTCTTGCATCTTGGCAGCATCGGTAAGATCAATTTCCTCTTGCGCTTTTTCGACTAGCGTTAAGACATCTCCCATCCCCAAAATTCGCGATGCCATGCGATCGGGGTAAAACGGTTGCAATGCTTCGACTTTTTCCCCAACGCCAACAAACTTAATGGGTTGACCTGAAATTTGTCTTACTGATAGCGCTGCCCCACCTCGGCTATCGCCGTCAAGTTTGGTCAGAATGGCTCCTGTAATACCAATTTCATCGTGGAAGGTGCGCGTTAAATTCGCTGCTTCTTGACCTGTCATTGCATCCACAACGAGGAGAACTTCGTGAGGCTGCACTGTTTCCTTAATTTGGGCTAACTCAGCCATCATGTCTTGGTCAATTTGCAAGCGCCCCGCAGTGTCAATAATGACAGTATCTACACCTTCTGCTTTTGCTTGTTCAACTCCTTGTCGAGCAATTTCTACAGGGTTAGCATCACTTCCCATCTCAAACACTGGCACATCAATTTGTTTACCTAGTGTCACCAATTGATCGATCGCTGCTGGACGATAAACGTCGGTAGCTACCATCATGCAACTGCGTTCTAATTTGCGCAGATGTAATGCTAATTTGGCAGTTGCGGTTGTTTTTCCAGTTCCCTGTAAACCTGCCATCAGGACAATCGTCGGTGGCTGCTCAACTTGTGCAAGAGGAATGTTCGTTTCCCCCATCACCTGCACCAGTTCTTCATAAACAATTTTGATGAACTGCTGATCGGGCTTCACTCCAGCAATCACTTCAGCACCCTGTGCCTTAGTTTCGACTTCGGTGATAAAGTCTTTCACTACCTGCAAATTAACGTCTGCTTCTAGCAGCGCACGGCGCACTTCTCGGAGTGCTTCTTGAATGTTGGACTGGGTAATTTTGTCTTGACCCCGCAGCTTTTTCCACGCAGAGTCTAAACGGTCAGCAAGTGCATCAAACATAATTCGTCAAAATCCGCTCGTCTATAGAGTATTGTGTCAGCCGATTTATTTGCTTTCTATTTACTACCTTAAATGTTTAGCAACTAGGAAGTAGGTGAGAAGATATTGGAGCTAATGAAGGATTTGCGATCGCACTTTTACTAAATAAGAAAATTATAAATTTTTGTTAAAATAGCTCTTTTTGTATTTTTCGTTACAGAATTGTCTGATATAGTGAATATGGAAAGAAGAAAAATCAACATATTCAAATAAGGAAGCCAATATGTCTACCCAAGATCAAGCTCGTGCCCTAATGATGCGTCACCATCACCTGATTAGAAATCGTCAGCAGGCAATGCTCAATCGCGCAGCAGAAGAGATGGGTTTAGATGGCACAGAATATCTCCACTACATTCAAGATATTCAAGGCAAGGTCAACCCTAGCTTCCGTAGTACTTATGACCGCAGCTCAGCAACCATGAGCTAAGTGTAAATCCTAAATACTTGCACTCATCAAAGTATCACAAATAACTCAATAATTTTATCACTCTACAATCTGCCACGCAATTTTTCAGCGCGGGTAAAGCGTAAAAACTAACTTCCTAGCCAGGAAGATAACAACTATTCTGTTGCTTTTTGTGGGCGTTCTTTTTTATACAAAGAACGCCTTTGTATATGCTTGATATTCTGTCTTGGAACAAAAGAGATGACTAATTAATTACGCATGTTCCGAATTACGAATTATTAATTAGGAATTGCCGCCTTGCGGCTTGATCGTTGATCTCTACTTATAGTATCTGAGACAAAAACTTTCGCGTCCGTTCCTCTTTCGGGTTTTGAAAGAATTCTTGAGGTGTAGCTTCTTCGACAATCACACCACCATCCATGAGGACAATGCGATCGGCAACTTCACGCGCAAAGCCAACTTCGTGCGTGACAACAACCATTGTGATACCAGATTGAGCAAGCGATCGCATCACGTCTAAGACTTCCCTCACCATTTCTGGGTCGAGGGCGGATGTTGGTTCGTCAAAAAGCATAATTTTTGGTTGCATTGCTAAGGCGCGGGCGATCGCGACTCGTTGTTGTTGACCGCCAGAGAGTTGACCTGGATATTTACGCGCTTGTTCTAAAATTCCGACTTTTTCAAGTAGCTGCATCGCAACTTCTTCTGCTCTTTTTTTCGCCCAGCGTCTTACCCAAATGGGTGCTAGGGTAACATTATCAAGTACCGTCAGATGGGGAAACAAGTTGAATTGTTGAAACACCATCCCGACTTCTTTGCGAATTGCATCGATGTTGCGTAAGTCATGGGATAGTTCAATGCCATCAATTTCAATTCTGCCCTGCTGGTACTCTTCTAAAGCGTTAAATGTGCGAATAAAGGTTGATTTCCCTGAACCAGAAGGTCCCATAATAACAACAACTTCACCACGGTAGACATTAAGACTGACACCGCGCAAGACATGGAATTTATTACTGGCATACCATTTATGGACATTCTCAGCAATGATTGCGGGTTTTTGTGGTAGCGAAGCATCTGTTTGTGTTGTAATAGTTTGCTGTGTCATTATTATTTTTCCTATATGAGTAATATGACTAATTACGAATTTGAGTTTTAGAAGTAGGGTAGGAGGGTAGGAGGGTTCTAGAGAAAAATCGCAATTAAATCTCTCCCACACTCCCACTCACCCCTCAATCCTCACCCCTTCTACCGCTGACCAACATTTAACTTGCGTTCGAGATTGCGGCTGGCTTGCGACATTCCATAGCAGAAGATCCAGTAAATTAAACCAATAAATAAGTAAACTTCGGCGTAGCGTCCGATAAATTCTGGCTGTGCCAAAATAGAGCGAGCGATTCCAGTTAATTCGAGTAAGCCAAATAGTGCTAGTAGTGAAGTATCTTTGAATAAGCTGATAAACTGACCAACAATTGCTGGAATTACAGCTTTTAAGGCTTGGGGTAACACAATCAATGAAACTGTCAAAGGTGCGCTGAGTCCTAAAGCTTTGGCGGCTTCAGCTTGTCCGCGAGGAACTGCTTGCAAACCACCACGAACATTTTCGGCAAGATACGCAGCACTGAATAGTACTAGTCCAGCGATCGCACGTAGCACCCGATCCAAATCGCGAAACCACGGTGGAAGAAACAGGGGTAGCATTACTTGAGCTAAAAACAAAATGCCGATTAATGGCAAGCCTCGGATGACTTCAATATAGAGCGTTGATAGACCACGAACAACAGGAAGCGGACTTTGCCTTCCTAACGCTAGTAACACTCCTAAAGGAAACGAAAGAAGGATACTTGTTGTTGCGGTGAGTAACGTTAATAATAGTCCTGACCAAACAGTAGTTGGGGTAGGTGCTAAACCCAAGCCTCCTTTAATCAACCACCAGACAAGAAGAAACGCAACTCCCCACATGACAGGAAGCCAACTACTAAAATTTGGTGGTAATTGCCGTCCGGCTGCATAGCCAATAGTTGCCACAAGAGCGATCGCCAGTAACCACAACCGTGATGATAATGGTATTGGTAGCAAGATGACTGCAGCAACGACGACGCTCAAAGCAATCAAAGTAGAACGACTTAACCAACGCGCATCCGTGCGACTAAAACCCCAAGCAATTCCGGCTAGACAAGCAAGGACTCCTAATGATAACCAAACGCGCCAGTAGAGTTCGGGAGGAAATCTACCAACAAAGAATAACTGCAAGTTTGTTGCAACAACATTCCACTGCGCTATATCAAACACCCAGCGCAATAAATTACTGATTCCGACAACGATGACAACAACACAAACTATCGTCAGAATGACGTTGTACCAAGTACTAAACAAGTTGACACGCATCCATTCCCAAGGCGAGGAAGCGCGACTAATTGGAGGTGCAACAGGAGGAGGTAATTCAGTTTGCATAAGTTTAAGAGAGTTTTGAGTTTTGTTAGCGTAGCGGTGCCTTAGCACGTTTTGAGTTTTGAGTTAAGACACTTCTTTGTCATAAATGCCTCAGCACCTTTTTTCGCGAATTATTCAAAACTCTTAAATCGTTATCTTTCTTTGAATTGCACAGTACGATTAAACAGGTTCATAGCCAGAGAGATAATTAAACTAATCGTGAGATAGGTAATCATGATCAGAAACATCACTTCTACTGCACGACCTGTTTGGTTAAACGTTGTTGAAGCAACAAAATAAACATCAGGAAAACCAATTGCGATCGCTAGACTTGAGTTTTTCGCAAGATTAAGATATTGACTTGTCAGTGGCGGGATAATCACGCGTAAAGCTTGAGGTAAAACAACACTCTGCATGATTCTTCCTGATTTGAGTCCTAAAGCACGCGCTGCTTCCCACTGCCCTTGAGGAACTGCCTGAATTCCGGCACGGACAATTTCGGCAATGAAACTTCCTGTATAAACAACAAGTCCCAGAAGCAAAGTTCCAAATTCAGGTGATAAACGCAGCCCACCTTCAATTTGCTCGGTATCTACTATTTGTGGCAAAGTGATACTAAACGGAATTGCACCATTGATAATGTAAGCAAGTGCGATCGCCACAACAATTGGTGCTAATGCCCACAACATCTGATTGCCACGCACGCCACGTTCTTGCATAACTTGGGTTCGCCAACGCCACACTGCGATCGCTCCAGCAATGCCTAACGCAAGTAATAATAACCATACTCCCGCACCCGTACCTCCTTGTATCCACGGTAGATATAACCCACGACTTGATAAGTAAGTAGGACCAGGAAGAGTAATTTGGTTAGCAACGTTGGGTAATTGTAAGAAGAAAGCAAAGTACCAAAAGAAGAGTTGTAAAAGTAGCGGGATGTTGCGAATTGTTTCAACATACACTAATGCTAACTGCCGCACTAACCAGTTATTTGATAATCGGGCAATTCCTGCAACTAAACCTAAAATTGTTGCTAAAACAAGCCCAACAACAATGACGCGCAACGAGTTAACGAGTCCAACTAAAATCGCTCGACCGTAACTGTCTGCTGG belongs to Gloeocapsopsis sp. IPPAS B-1203 and includes:
- a CDS encoding 16S rRNA (uracil(1498)-N(3))-methyltransferase, with the protein product MAQLQRLAIAPSQLDNEQILLATEQQHYLGRVLRLHEGDRFIAMDGTGNSWLAVFLGNQAQIVESIVVESELKVPVTLILALPKGNGFDEVVRCCTEIGVSCIVPALSDRTLLQPSPQKLERWRRIAKEAAEQSERSIVPTVLEPIPLNQALAAATAKYLYFCVARRNEPHLHTLLSPSTTAEIAIAIGPEGGWTTQEIENAIAAGFQLVSLGNRVLRAVTAPIVAMSLVSAAFDG
- the sir gene encoding sulfite reductase, ferredoxin dependent; the protein is MVNSSIPTPATKKPSKVEGIKERSSFLREPVATELLQDTTHFTEEAIQILKFHGSYQQDNRDNRVKGQEKDYQFMLRTKNPGGLVPPQLYLTLDRLAEEYGNQTLRATTRQGFQLHGILKKNLRSAIAAIIENLGSTLAACGDVNRNVMAPPAPFKNRADYQYAWKYAQNIADLLTPQTGAYYEIWLDGEKAISAEEDPAVKEARQKNGSGTIVHEGEEPIYGTHYMPRKFKVCVTVPEDNSVDLFSQDLTLVVMMNQQELQGFNVYAGGGLGRTHNKEETFARLADPICYVDKEDVYDIVKAIVATQRDYGDRTDRRHARLKYLIHDWGVDKFRSMVEKYFGKPLQPFKPLPEFKYEDFLGWHEQGDGKLFLGISVQNGRIMDDEKMQLRTALREIVEQFNLPMRLTPHHNVIFYEIEPEKRQAIEGILSRHHVEADPNAIKPLVRYAMACPALPTCGLATTESERIIPSVLDRIEALLDKVGLSNEHFVIRMTGCPNGCARPYMAELGFVGTSPETYQIWLGGSPNQTRLAQVYIEKMPLHNMEAEFEPIFVYYKQARQAEESLGDFCDRVGFPAIREFAANYTPQAIEETVQPTSDEPTGNGIAVIETPVSNGKLRSRHRISIRDDVYDKLKAIGTREGKTLTTMVNEALETYLKDQL
- a CDS encoding polysaccharide biosynthesis protein, which gives rise to MPLPVVRATSKSEIIKRIQELVPLGSPEPQDSQVLASLTQLTSDLIQAYQAEEQLQEDPFTDVWGRTIHLYKSAVCNKVRSKVVLVTGGEGCVGSELVKKLVELGARQVVSVDKARCASLYESRPIKVQKQAIALYAADVRNYHALKYIFETEKPDIVFHLAAQRLPGLAEIQIRETVSTAICGTQHIIQLCEKYGVQQCIFSSTGKAARYFTAEVYAASKKLCEWQLAQAAQKSNVTYGMVRFTHMLNNSSVCQQISDKVQQGKIINIHTPHRYITAQNINEALHLLLNALVVSQPKKLKFLTVRNLGWPTETLEIALYKILESGKKLPIYFQGLLPGYEEPCFLGQFNWNKPTETNLLINALENSQLEASGDMMIAELANFSSEVLDKHLAIIQILIDNLSLPENHIKYGLKTAIKEITDSIFSQTSPQALLKILKWGTNPKQLLSEGTSIECHQDIVELVVKGLYGRLTQNCLLSTYQNTYEFEDLVNLLKTIPSIKQEVTYLNAVLQYNWCVLSSVVSIPPPAFTVSV
- a CDS encoding outer membrane beta-barrel protein; this encodes MKLSLKAATISALSALVIAPILSAGQAAAQPTGTNASYIGGGIAAGVTNGGQTGDAATFGGNIQGRYAIPNTPVSARGAILFSDETSAIMPIVSYDVPVFNNTNVYVGGGYSFVEQNGRPTPLGNRNSFVLTTGVETQVARDIVLYSDAKLGIRAYENSPASAVSFQAGAAYRF
- the ffh gene encoding signal recognition particle protein, yielding MFDALADRLDSAWKKLRGQDKITQSNIQEALREVRRALLEADVNLQVVKDFITEVETKAQGAEVIAGVKPDQQFIKIVYEELVQVMGETNIPLAQVEQPPTIVLMAGLQGTGKTTATAKLALHLRKLERSCMMVATDVYRPAAIDQLVTLGKQIDVPVFEMGSDANPVEIARQGVEQAKAEGVDTVIIDTAGRLQIDQDMMAELAQIKETVQPHEVLLVVDAMTGQEAANLTRTFHDEIGITGAILTKLDGDSRGGAALSVRQISGQPIKFVGVGEKVEALQPFYPDRMASRILGMGDVLTLVEKAQEEIDLTDAAKMQEKMMAAKFDFTDFLKQMRLLKNMGSLGGIMKMIPGMNKLSEDQLKQGETQLKRAEAMINSMTTQERRDPDLLASSPNRRKRIASGSGYKEADVNKLVGDFQKMRSLMQQMTQGGMPGMPGMFGGGMGNPLAAGGNRPSAPGWRGYSGGGTAKKKKKDKKKKGFGNL
- a CDS encoding amino acid ABC transporter ATP-binding protein; translation: MTQQTITTQTDASLPQKPAIIAENVHKWYASNKFHVLRGVSLNVYRGEVVVIMGPSGSGKSTFIRTFNALEEYQQGRIEIDGIELSHDLRNIDAIRKEVGMVFQQFNLFPHLTVLDNVTLAPIWVRRWAKKRAEEVAMQLLEKVGILEQARKYPGQLSGGQQQRVAIARALAMQPKIMLFDEPTSALDPEMVREVLDVMRSLAQSGITMVVVTHEVGFAREVADRIVLMDGGVIVEEATPQEFFQNPKEERTRKFLSQIL
- a CDS encoding amino acid ABC transporter permease: MQTELPPPVAPPISRASSPWEWMRVNLFSTWYNVILTIVCVVVIVVGISNLLRWVFDIAQWNVVATNLQLFFVGRFPPELYWRVWLSLGVLACLAGIAWGFSRTDARWLSRSTLIALSVVVAAVILLPIPLSSRLWLLAIALVATIGYAAGRQLPPNFSSWLPVMWGVAFLLVWWLIKGGLGLAPTPTTVWSGLLLTLLTATTSILLSFPLGVLLALGRQSPLPVVRGLSTLYIEVIRGLPLIGILFLAQVMLPLFLPPWFRDLDRVLRAIAGLVLFSAAYLAENVRGGLQAVPRGQAEAAKALGLSAPLTVSLIVLPQALKAVIPAIVGQFISLFKDTSLLALFGLLELTGIARSILAQPEFIGRYAEVYLFIGLIYWIFCYGMSQASRNLERKLNVGQR